From one Plasmodium malariae genome assembly, chromosome: 12 genomic stretch:
- the PmUG01_12051500 gene encoding conserved Plasmodium protein, unknown function, producing MYNLSKLYLLRWNTSWTYKLKRYHMSPRWNVSKWLVKEEYKSQKFNKPFYLTKWGNFKTYQHQFFPNNGAFNKFCNMNKLHENNMNIKK from the exons atgtataatttgagtaaattatatttgcTAAGATGGAACACTTCGTGGACTTATAA ATTAAAGAGATATCACATGTCCCCAAGATGGAATGTTAGTAAATGGTTGGTGaaagaagaatataaatcacaaaaatttaacaaaccattttatttaacaaaatgGGGAAATTTCAAAACATATCAACATCAATTTTTTCCGAACAATGGagcttttaataaattttgtaatatgaataaattgcATGAGAACAAcatgaatattaaaaaatag
- the PmUG01_12051200 gene encoding aspartyl proteinase, putative: protein MNIPFSLFVLLFSTVHFLVKSSKENLRVSKYSNSGISTIVLKGGYINRQFIGEISIGSPPQSFKVLFDTGSTNLWIPSKNCYTKACYNKRKYDHKISKNYKLVQRKTPAEVFFGTGKIHIAYVSDDIHIGDIKVKNQEFGVASYISDDPFCDMQFDGLFGLGISDDKKGKKLIYDNIPKNRLKKNIFSIYYPKNVEDNGAVTFGGYDKKFIEPNSSIDWFDVSSKKYWAIKMVGLKINGVFLDVCSKNNGGYCEAVIDTGTSSVAGPKEDLILLSRLLKPGKTCHNRALLKNFSFVLCDENGVQKEYELTPDDYIVNSFRIDPILKSPCNFAFMPINISSDNGYLYILGQIFLQKYYAIFEKDNMKIGLAKSI, encoded by the exons atgaatattccgttttccctttttgttttacttttttcaacTGTTCATTTTCTTGTAAAATCTTCAAAGGAGAATTTACGGGTGTCTAAATATAGCAATTCAG GAATTTCCACAATAGTACTAAAGGGAGGTTACATCAATAgaca ATTTATTGGTGAAATAAGTATTGGAAGCCCACCCCAGTCATTCAAGGTTCTGTTTGACACTG gcAGCACAAATCTATGGATTCCTTCGAAAAACTGCTACACAAAGGCTTGTTAcaacaaaagaaaatatgatcataaaatttctaaaaattaCAAACTAGTCCAAAGAAAAACCCCTGCTGAAGTCTTTTTTGGAACGGGGAAAATTCACATTGCTTATGTGTCCGACGACATTCATATCGGAGATATTAa AGTAAAGAACCAAGAGTTTGGTGTAGCTAGCTACATATCAGATGACCCTTTTTGCGATATGC aaTTTGACGGTTTATTTGGATTAGGAATTTCAGAtgacaaaaaaggaaaaaaattaatatatgacaATATACCGAAGaatagattaaaaaaaaatattttctcaaTTTATTATCCCAAAAATGTTGAGGATAATGGTGCAGTCACATTTGGAGGATACGATAAAAA ATTTATAGAACCAAATTCAAGCATAGATTGGTTTGATGTTTcttctaaaaaatattggGCAATCAAAATG GTTGGGCTAAAAATTAATGGTGTGTTTTTAGACGTATGCTCAAAAAATAACG GAGGATACTGTGAAGCGGTAATTGATACGGGAACGTCGAGTGTCGCTGGGCCAAAGGaag atttaatattattaagtaGATTACTAAAACCTGGAAAAACATGTCATAATAGAGCTTTACTAAAAAACTTTTCCTTCGTTTTATGTGATGAAAATG gAGTACAAAAAGAATACGAGTTGACACCTGACGACTATATTGTTAATTCTTTCAGGATTGACCCTATTTTAAAATCACCATGCAACTTTGCTTTCATGccaattaatatttcttcagATAATGGATATTTATAC aTTCTTggacaaatatttttacaaaaatattatgcaatatttgaaaaggataatatgaaaattg gATTAGCTAAGtcaatttaa
- the PmUG01_12051400 gene encoding potassium channel, putative: MKRGLLSIYDIFFLVKNISKYFLIFLNGLYIMKLLYNSNNSVNFISGIICIIIGLTLKIILLAIYCIFFMDIYIFKECKRKNFLTLFNLNKINRNINATMVESDDFEYKKLIKEFFFQNAYYALKKKHKTLELYMLKIYNSIFNYYLCNIRDILYAVIWYISLYYWRRDKYDIIWSFDKIPEYIYEILIILLSSSYIDLIMIILSYNKSKFYVMKSKLLIDLFFSAPSIFFFSNYIFVIDNKIDVYFVMGFLRNIKIFLNVSYTRVEQNSLLTHTEIKIIRIVLGVVLLCNAFASTIYTIQAIHPYNLKHGNFSYFLNSYLDYFYFSIISISTVGYGDIFPINKLSKVVCIFFIFWTFVWVPIQFNDLIISIFSKKNTYGKISMSRKKFILLIGDVEPHQLNIFLYESVAYGNKLKFHILTTYPISFYNEQIKIASHFCISLYIKNFDFNEKQITNLLYSVNAQNAYYLFLFSDKFNSGRYNIDTKTFTRLLILKNFLHGKKNAVIELRNKCVSNIVRSIGSENFIIVNLKQSLIAKNIKHPGFITLILNLFTAYDYDENSYNFDNIHSFTSIKYVREFNRGSRAKIFSFFVHENMVGLKFDKLFHKLYDSLGIILIGIETDTMNNTYKHRNKNIYFFKDKIANIIKKNQKKKKKKFKFIQLHLLNKYVNPLNCIQHARNINRYNSSKKENGYDTGKLYKQRCIEKETNLLKICDKDEYANTWKQYESNNDVWDRGTYETIHSQNCQHTGKIQRNNILMRKKNKLTKEEHSANICINISNNIGDNKMKRKHSIDSEKYLKDLKNLDYNRVQTKTNICRYDNNINKSNKKVECYLNLLGKNYSMKENDKCIVIANSKKVIKYLSKAKSLFWLFEIKSKKEDKISYDLKSVIKTEQTFSKDLPTNLKKNTRTVSSMKSKSLITKNENVTAINYHDLFNTYRISRIFTRKSYYFEKGFKKIISEEVENRHDSLNLKEHMNAKCNTYNYNAYKCNDNNTLNCYNNAVSSCFNYSYSRSCSKGNTNGYVNMEKQLYVKDDSMNYMERRKKCPSFLKYNIIDNKPLNTYYSELLQKCDNNFYYKKKLKKKIFLNNYFMLNDPYNFRNREEILKKKKMNVKNFNSSLKKSAVACSYVEAREKYFVKNNKRILLIINYSSHIIQVIKRINKKYKFNIIILTHEIPSINICDLNKYHTVFIKCKSLDDYNLLNAGLVQADYILILPTEVRNIDEINETDMNNIILTRKIKHLLKKRKKTYYINNIITELINHSNVIFLEENKMIKLREKKFSYSDFFPYVNSSLFYSSNIICETMLYNFMTHHKSFTKFSVCNNTLKYLIKHISIIRLSNIIKYFDFSFKKVKTFRDIFYFLSQKNIITIALYRKGDKHIPFYIYTKPNEKCVLRFDDIIYIL, from the coding sequence atGAAAAGAGGATTACTGTctatttatgatatattttttttagtgaaaaacatttcaaaatattttcttatttttctgaatggtttgtatataatgaaaCTGCTATATAATTCTAATAACAGTGTTAACTTTATAAGCGggataatatgtataataataggtcttacattaaaaataattctactagcaatatattgtatatttttcatggacatatatatttttaaagaatgtaaaagaaaaaacttcCTGACTTTATTTAaccttaataaaataaataggaaTATAAATGCAACCATGGTAGAATCGGATGATTTTgagtataaaaaattgattaaGGAATTCTTTTTTCAGAATGCTTATTAcgccttaaaaaaaaaacataaaacatTGGAATTGTATAtgctaaaaatatataatagcatatttaattattatttatgtaatataagagatatattatatgctgTAATATGGTACATTAGTTTATACTATTGGAGAAGAGATAAATATGACATTATATGGAGTTTTGATAAAATAccagaatatatatatgaaattttaattattctattatCATCATCTTATATTGATTTAATTATGATTATTCTTAGTTACAATAAATctaaattttatgtaatgAAATCTAAATTGTTAATAGATTTGTTTTTTAGTGCAccaagtattttttttttttctaattatatttttgttatcgACAATAAAATTGATGTATATTTCGTGATGGGGTTtctaagaaatataaaaatatttttaaatgtatcaTATACAAGAGTAGAACAAAATTCTCTCCTAACACATacagaaattaaaattatcagAATTGTATTAGGAGTGGTGTTACTATGTAACGCATTCGCCTCAACTATTTATACTATTCAAGCTATTCATCCTTATAACTTGAAACATGGAAATTTTAGTTACTTTCTTAATAGCTATTTAGACTATTTCTATTTCTCTATAATATCTATATCAACAGTTGGATATGGAGATATTTTTcctattaataaattaagtaaagtggtatgcattttttttatattttggaCATTTGTTTGGGTCCCAATACAATTTAatgatttaataatttccattttttctaaaaaaaacaCTTACGGAAAAATTAGTATGAGtaggaaaaaatttattctattaATTGGTGATGTTGAGCCGCAccaattaaatattttcctttacgAATCCGTTGCATATGGAAACAAATTGAAATTTCATATTCTAACTACTTATCCAATAAGTTTCTATAATgagcaaataaaaatagccTCTCACTTTTGCATATCTctgtatattaaaaattttgattttaatgaaaaacaaattactaatttattatatagtgTAAATGCTCAAAATGCTTATtacttattcttattttctgATAAATTTAATAGTGGACGTTATAACATAGATACAAAAACTTTTACAAGATTATTAATCTTGAAAAATTTTCTacatgggaaaaaaaatgctGTTATTGAGTTAAGAAATAAATGTGTTTCAAACATTGTTCGATCTATTGGATCTGagaattttattatagttaACTTAAAACAATCCTTAATAGCTAAAAACATTAAGCATCCTGGGTTTAtaacattaattttaaatttgtttaCAGCTTATGATTATGATGaaaattcttataattttgaCAATATACATTCATTTACGTCCATTAAATATGTACGCGAATTTAATAGAGGTTCTAGAGCgaaaatattttcctttttcgtTCATGAAAATATGGTTGGATTAAAATTCGACAAATTGTTTCATAAATTATACGACTCGCTTGGTATTATACTTATAGGTATTGAAACGGATACTATGAATAACACCTATAAacatagaaataaaaatatatatttttttaaggatAAGATAGctaacataattaaaaaaaatcaaaaaaaaaaaaaaaaaaaatttaaatttatacagTTGCACTTACTGAACAAGTATGTTAATCCACTTAATTGTATACAACACGCCAGAAATATAAATCGGTACAATTCCAGTAAGAAAGAAAATGGGTATGATACAGGAAAATTGTATAAACAAAGGTGTATAGAAAAAGAAACgaatttactaaaaatatgTGATAAGGATGAATATGCCAACACATGGAAGCAATATGAATCCAATAATGATGTGTGGGATAGGGGAACCTATGAAACAATTCACTCTCAAAATTGCCAGCATACGGGAAAAATTCAAAGGAATAATATTcttatgagaaaaaaaaataaattaacaaagGAAGAACATTCTgctaatatatgcataaacatTAGCAATAATATTGGggataataaaatgaagcgAAAACACTCGATTGATAGTGAAAAATATCTTAAagacttaaaaaatttggacTATAACAGAGTTCAAAccaaaacaaatatatgtagatatgataataatataaataaaagtaacaaAAAGGTAGAATGTTACCTAAATTTGctaggaaaaaattattccatGAAGGAGAATGATAAATGTATAGTAATTGCAAATtctaaaaaagttataaaatatttatcaaaaGCAAAAAGTCTATTTTGGCTATttgaaattaaaagtaaaaaagaagataaaatTTCGTATGATTTAAAATCTGTCATAAAAACTGAACAAACCTTTAGCAAAGATTTACCTACAAAcctaaagaaaaatacacGTACCGTGTCTTCTATGAAGAGTAAAAGTTTGATTACCAAGAATGAAAATGTAACAGCGATAAACTATCACGATTTATTTAACACTTACAGAATTTCTAGAATTTTCACTAGGAaaagttattattttgaaaaagggtttaaaaaaattataagtgAAGAAGTGGAAAATAGACACGATTCATTAAATTTGAAGGAGCATATGAATGCAAAATGTAATACATACAATTATAATGCTTATAAATGTAATGACAATAACACCTTGAACTGTTATAATAATGCTGTATCAAGTTGCTTCAACTATTCTTATTCTAGATCTTGCAGTAAAGGTAACACAAACGGATATGTTAATATGGAAAAGCAGCTCTACGTAAAGGATGATTCAATGAATTATATggaaagaaggaaaaaatgtccaagttttttaaaatataatattattgatAATAAACCATTGAATACATATTACTCAGAATTATTACAAAAGTGTgacaataatttttattataaaaaaaaattaaagaagaagatatttttaaataattacttCATGTTAAATGACCCTTACAATTTTAGGAATAGagaagaaattttaaaaaaaaaaaaaatgaatgtaaaaaattttaattcttcattaaaaaaaagtgcaGTTGCCTGCTCATATGTGGAAGCTCGTGAAAAGTATTTtgtcaaaaataataagagaattttattaataataaattattcatcACATATTATTCAagtaattaaaagaataaataaaaaatacaaatttaacattataatattaactcATGAAATACCGTCTATTAATATATGCGACTTGAACAAATATCATactgtttttataaaatgtaaatctTTGGATgactataatttattaaatgctGGTTTGGTTCAGGCggattatatattaattttacctACTGAAGTACGTAATATAgatgaaataaatgaaacagatatgaataatataatattaacaagaaaaattaaacacttgctgaaaaaaagaaaaaagacttattacataaataatataattacagAATTAATTAACCATTCtaatgttatttttcttgaggaaaataaaatgataaaattaagggaaaaaaaattttcttatagtgatttttttccttatgtTAATTCTTCCCTATTTTATTCtagtaatataatttgtGAAACTATgttgtataattttatgacTCATCATAAAAGTTTTACTAAATTTTCAGTGTGTAATAACACATTGAAATATCTAATAAAACACATCAGTATAATACGTTTATCTAATATAATTAAgtattttgatttttcttttaagaaGGTCAAAACATTTCGTGATATTTTCTACTTCTTAtcccaaaaaaatattataactattgctttatatagaaaaggagataaacatatacctttttacatttatacaaaACCTAATGAAAAATGCGTCTTAAGATTTGATgatataatttacattttgtaG
- the PmUG01_12051300 gene encoding conserved Plasmodium protein, unknown function, protein MIRKRKSKITEQEEVKENKQNELMEGAYLFNKKDSSIKSMEEIFVEGECQDIKYTESKKLNKHVNTLSTSNNNNNNDAENKNGKERKDKNIENVENPLTVSLTNSEQNEHINDLKNETNGNYKNSEIIFKGIDEICDKYDKEVQNLLENFEFLSFSRLFKNPFDATISRDEKIVRIFYYSGFSFLPYLGWVIASIYGSFCKRKNDKNIISLRIISSIQCAFFGLIIILLLAVMNMNNRSTLQCKYEGVSFKKKLVKDAKYNVVFFGPMSTDDWMKSKLAKIAEDLQFNIYTVSYPNIKNHIIKRKKNTFLKDALACAKLKYSKVILFSFQIQSALDFVIPFLEKSEILGFLSFLKKFPKNTPSVENKGKENIIYFAPMEKNIYDIYSSITLRMCQNEHKKYYNILYIVQHSFNKYRIRCAKNLAEDYSIIVNNFNFNTIGVEEKESKYDDDDFNEVTDDFYQYLAFVRDIISQKNLEFYRKMLCKNTLCESKGSVCVL, encoded by the exons ATGATTAGGAAAAGAAAATCAAAGATAACAGAACAGGAGGAGGTGaaagaaaataaacaaaatgaattaatGGAAGGAgcatatttgtttaataaaaaggattCCTCTATAAAAAGCATGGAAGAGATATTCGTTGAAGGGGAGTGCCAAGACATAAAATATACTGAatctaaaaaattaaacaaacaTGTGAATACTTTATCTACttctaataataacaataataatgatgcagaaaataaaaatggtaaggagcgaaaagataaaaacatTGAAAATGTGGAAAATCCCCTTACAGTGAGTCTTACGAATTCTGAACaaaatgaacatataaatgatttaaaaaatgaaacaaatggaaattataaaaatagtgaaataatatttaaaggaATTGATGAAATATGTGATAAATACGATAAGGAGGTACAAAATCTGCtagaaaattttgaatttctCAGTTTTTCACGGTTGTTTAAAAATCCATTTGATGCGACAATTAGCAGAGATGAGAAAAT TGTTagaattttttactattctGGCTTTTCCTTTTTGCCATATTTGGGGTGGGTCATAG CTTCAATTTATGGATCATTTtgcaaaaggaaaaatgataagaatattatttcG TTAAGAATTATAAGCTCCATTCAATGCGCCTTTTTTGGGTTAATTATTATTCTGTTATTGGCAGTGATGAACA TGAACAATCGGAGTACTTTACAGTGCAAATATGAAGGggtttcatttaaaaaaa agTTAGTAAAAGACGCTAAATACAACGTTGTATTTTTTGGACCAATGAGCACAGACGACTGGATGAAATCGAAACTAGCAAAAA TTGCTGAAGATTTACAATTTAACATTTATACTGTGAGTTACCCTAATATTAAGAAtcacataataaaaagaaaaaagaatacttTTTTGAAAGATGCTCTAGCATGTGCCAAATTGAAATATTCAAAAGTTATCCTATTTTCGTTTCAAATACAAAGTGCTTTAGATTTCGTTATCCCATTCCTAGAA aaaagtGAAATTCTCGgatttttaagttttttgaAAAAGTTCCCGAAAAAT ACGCCAAGTGTAGAGAacaaaggaaaagaaaacataatttattttgcccctatggaaaaaaatatatacgatATTTACAGCTCTATAACGTTGAGGATGTGTCAGAATgagcataaaaaatattataacattttatatatagtgCAACAcagttttaataaatatcgGATTAGATGTGCG AAAAACCTGGCAGAAGACTACAgtataattgtaaataattttaactttaACACTATCGGCGTTGAGGAAAAAGAATCTAAatatgatgatgatgatttCAATGAAGTAACAGATGACTTTTATCAATACTTGGCATTTGTTCGAGATATTATTTCCCagaaaaatttagaattttATAGGAAAATGTTATGCAAAAATACTTTGTGTGAATCTAAAGGATCTGTGTGTGTTCTTTAA